The proteins below come from a single Aegilops tauschii subsp. strangulata cultivar AL8/78 chromosome 6, Aet v6.0, whole genome shotgun sequence genomic window:
- the LOC109762883 gene encoding P-loop NTPase domain-containing protein LPA1 produces MAAAAKQPPLYIAVADDRRGRSGFRYTRPVLQSALQLMGCKPRHAFKISKRVFDVTRSDFVDSSKLDGSTQEDGMKVAELLDAENMANIPFELYKTQTTAVVSREEFLDVVCDALTLYKYVGPNQRADLLLACRIKERKESVTVLLCGTSGCGKSTLSSLLGNRLGITTVVSTDSIRHMMRSFVEEKENPLLYASTYHAGDCLDPVAVAQAKAKNKAKKLSVISHSNADADKDAGTSSDEKCHNCTSSSDSPPSRTEVPSKKQMAIEGYKAQSEMIIGSLDRLITTWEERKESLIVEGVHLSLNFVMGLMKKHPSVIPFMVYITNEEKHMERFAVRAKYMTLDPAKNRYVKYIQNIRAIQEYLCNRADKHRVPKVNNTNVDRSVAAIHATVFSCLRRREAGEQFYDPHTNTAAMVDEEYRSQCAANSSSSKGMFQLIQRKGSSRNLMALLNTDGSVAKAWPVDAGDGSGNGNDGTGSEKSVGNPMYGPLQIGKAEPVNLQFGSFGISAWPSDTGCTSHAGSADDSKADGTDTGSRYLSSCCSTPKMSDDNSKEIQLVDEYSVFDSEEEAEEVDAGDAETDDDDLTDKEKEIQEMEEAGSVDEQSTKSDEEYLDLAMRENGYWSDDEQQTTLMKQPPAPGAGGGEDDDNNAMKKADNNLNQLLEMGNDGGAEMPCAHPLTMNSGNRGCDAKVRRRCALGPEGLL; encoded by the exons ATCAGCAAGAGAGTTTTCGATGTGACCAGGAGCGACTTCGTAGACTCGTCAAAACTGGATGGATCCACACAGGAGGATGGCATGAAGGTTGCCGAGCTCCTGGACGCGGAAAACATGGCCAACATACCGTTCGAGCTGTACAAGACCCAGACCACTGCTGTTGTTTCCAGGGAGGAGTTCCTGGATGTCGTGTGCGACGCCCTCACCTTGTACAAGTATGTCGGGCCCAATCAGAGAGCCGACCTGCTCCTTGCCTGCAG GATAAAGGAGAGGAAAGAATCAGTGACAGTACTCTTGTGTGGCACAAGTGGATGCGGCAAGTCCACTCTATCATCCTTGTTG GGTAACAGGTTGGGTATCACAACCGTGGTTTCTACCGACTCTATACGGCACATGATGAGGAGTTTCGTAGAAGAGAAAGAAAACCCTCTGCTCTATGCGTCAACCTACCACGCCGGAGATTGTCTAGACCCCGTTGCGGTTGCCCAAGCTAAGGCAAAAAACAAGGCCAAGAAACTCTCTGTTATTTCTCATTCAAATGCTGATGCAGACAAAGATGCTGGCACTTCATCAGATGAGAAGTGCCATAATTGCACATCCTCCTCGGACTCGCCTCCTAGTAGAACTGAAGTTCCCAGCAAAAAGCAGATGGCGATAGAAGGATACAAGGCACAGAGTGAGATGATCATTGGCAGCCTTGACAGATTAATTACGACGTGGGAGGAGCGGAAAGAATCTTTAATTGTAGAAGGGGTTCATTTAAGCCTGAATTTTGTG ATGGGGCTGATGAAGAAACATCCCTCCGTGATACCATTTATGGTATACATCACGAACGAGGAGAAGCACATGGAACGGTTTGCGGTCCGTGCAAAGTACATGACGCTTGATCCAGCAAAGAACAGGTACGTCAAATACATACAGAACATCAGAGCAATCCAGGAATACCTCTGCAACCGGGCCGACAAGCATCGAGTGCCGAAGGTCAACAACACCAACGTAGACCGGAGCGTGGCGGCCATACACGCCACGGTTTTCAGCTGCCTTCGCCGGCGGGAGGCGGGGGAGCAGTTTTATGACCCACATACAAACACAGCAGCTATGGTGGATGAAGAGTACAGGAGCCAGTGCGCCGCAAACTCGTCGAGCTCCAAGGGGATGTTTCAGCTGATTCAGAGGAAGGGGTCGTCTAGGAATCTGATGGCGCTGCTTAACACCGACGGTTCCGTTGCGAAGGCGTGGCCTGTCGATGCCGGCGACGGCAGTGGAAACGGAAATGATGGCACGGGCAGTGAGAAGTCTGTCGGAAATCCTATGTATGGCCCGCTGCAAATCGGGAAGGCAGAGCCTGTCAATCTTCAGTTTGGCTCTTTTGGGATTAGTGCGTGGCCAAGTGATACCGGATGCACCAGTCATGCTGGGAGTGCCGATGACTCCAAGGCTGATGGCACAGACACAGGGAGTAGGTATTTATCCTCGTGTTGCAGCACACCAAAGATGTCAGATGATAATTCCAAAGAG ATACAGCTTGTAGATGAGTATTCAGTGTTCGACagcgaagaagaagcagaggaagtCGATGCTGGTGATGCAGAGACAGATGACGATGATCTAACTGACAAAGAAAAGGAAATTCAGGAG ATGGAGGAAGCAGGGTCGGTGGACGAGCAGTCGACCAAGTCGGACGAGGAGTACCTAGACCTGGCCATGAGAGAAAACGGCTACTGGTCCGACGATGAGCAGCAGACCACCCTGATGAAGCAGCCCCCGGCCCCGGGCGCAGGAGGCGGTGAAGATGATGATAACAATGCCATGAAGAAGGCTGACAACAACCTGAACCAGTTGCTGGAGATGGGAAACGACGGCGGCGCAGAGATGCCATGCGCCCACCCTCTGACAATGAACAGCGGGAACCGTGGCTGCGACGCCAAGGTGAGGCGACGATGCGCACTCGGCCCGGAAGGGCTGTTGTAG
- the LOC109762884 gene encoding uncharacterized protein translates to MAMGMGMAASPSCSSPPWPASSSARSRSSSCSLLYTATTTRPSASPNARRLGRPRALPETALVAAGVAAAGVAAAVLLRGDRKTERPAPGEQGEKQAAAVEECPACGGSGLCPRCKGEGFVFKEVGEEAAGRARRAAKNMATRYTAGLPTKWTYCNRCSSTRSCTACDGSGAVPVRAKTTTTN, encoded by the coding sequence ATGGCCATGGGCATGGGCATGGCAGCCTCCCCCTCTTGCTCCTCCCCTCCatggccagcctcctcctccgcACGCAGCCGCAGCAGCAGCTGTTCCCTCCTCTACACAGCCACCACCACTCGCCCTTCCGCTTCTCCGAACGCGCGCCGCCTTGGCCGCCCGCGCGCGCTGCCGGAGACGGCGCTGGTGGCGgccggggtggcggcggcgggggtcGCGGCCGCCGTGCTCCTCCGGGGCGACCGGAAGACGGAGCGGCCGGCGCCCGGGGAGCAAGGCGAGAagcaggcggcggcggtggaggagtGCCCCGCCTGCGGCGGGAGCGGCCTCTGCCCGCGGTGCAAGGGGGAGGGCTTCGTGTTCAAGGAggtcggcgaggaggcggcgggccgggcgCGGCGGGCCGCCAAGAACATGGCCACCCGCTACACCGCCGGCCTCCCCACCAAGTGGACCTACTGCAACCGCTGCTCCTCCACCCGCTCCTGCACCGCCTGCGACGGCTCCGGCGCCGTCCCCGTCCGCGCTAAAACCACCACCACCAATTAG